A genomic segment from Andrena cerasifolii isolate SP2316 chromosome 7, iyAndCera1_principal, whole genome shotgun sequence encodes:
- the LOC143371824 gene encoding uncharacterized protein LOC143371824 — protein MENSGAVTIEGENYEVVDECVEEEDTANATKPVENSDYGGTDPAEVTAIDVKEPTEVTPLDSEKEPTKVMPVECEKEPSEVMPMECEKEPTELTPMGSEKGPMEVTPVESEKEPTELMSVDSETEPMEVTPVDCKELNGNENQHQTEPPERSVEPANDVPSENLIDESNVESNVSNVENECPQKGIADSIDFTADISLDQLDEQKDITDEDVLNHLDEIENIVLESSDFQTVKGDDQSLETCIQSISKNDNSAEKSEGNETANSEQKVLSSNVKEKPEMSEKNEWYEQKLAEKQTIIKERLSKVARVLGISYPCYEKWLEWEEKVRGNPLCRLRPARHCRLDKPYTNRWKFICNRKRVEESGKKLGDADGPTDKNTETVWKLEASGACGININNESEFPPFVLRAVKIFEDFLQTTEQPGSQGCANESFSDDISIDMESKKEVTSEAKQEWLWLLVRCNSMDELMLFATGKNISRSTMDRLKQVYESGPGKDCNVKSLYCKSMNKHDDTIVTNTTFLVGSEALDEVVGGLKIQLAPKTNFWSNTAGAENVANAVIDLLAPTSKTVVLEIGCGIGLIGLMMASKCQQVIGVDSPSEVEEAEMTCELNSIKNASFIMGSPSEVTGKIVAAVKNRKTSAIINANTNIGRALEIITCLRNILSIKRIVMITTLTKQSVRAILELARPGDHNHGIPFIPTMACVVDTLPVGPHFEAVILLQRRPISKLDPAWFLKNVDAKAKAPEAKNSQEIIVEQNSTGADKKLPPKGAELWTKKSFNKTMAKQPAKKAKVPLKKPIHTKAVENLILKNKFKGKRTHSPDKGEVPPKKIIKKLGKFGAKPWHIDQATKKKKEWVAENSQLRINPLYDKKLREPKEQADLREKLSNNRVDTDIAQTVKEHQVLLEIAKEKLSGPTPTVDVTTAKQLQNMLNMVLEQTNKLQSQLPRSVWDRIAPPENVNSEDRDIKQEELPLKGRYIQETSFQDIVITTPNKKFLDKEETKPFYKKYNNLPPLEPNTVMPAAYTVNHREKMFRPAPERYHEMEVRQQVPDNSWNREKIFERNRWNEMGNMRRPMSPIRRQASPIKHHMSPPKRLSPKRPLLSPPRRPCSPPRRHFSPLRRPTSPMYRQRSPLRRQMSPPRRPMSPPRRMSPPRRLSPPRRPTSSPRRAEMLMNRPMSPLRRQMSPPRRQMSPMRRPVSPPKRQIPSPNRMMSPNRQEMLLSRRQTMLQERQQMSPPRRGGSPQRFLFGRPASPPKRQQSPQRRQMSPPQRFGDEWDIPTRRAVEQNTWARPMERMPEQNVWRNDKPSTSGNNWDQTSCNDRQRKVFNQEKWDNKDSGRNDTWSSGANNWNPKQQVSVKGMMSKEQWSSGSDNRWPSASNMPGGNNNDNWNIRGKDSFPGRKEGWMDNKKQGRWETLNVKEGWKQSDKEDVNELPEDARDPWGDEGNLGLKERWLKFESTTTSSWNRDGDQGEKWSKPKDNWQNKGLTFSTKPQWQNNGIQNVGESRWLAQSNIDKKPMSSTWQGGKNMGSSWQSQNSNFQSQRPFSTSQFKGFN, from the exons ATGG AGAACTCTGGAGCAGTCACGATCGAAGGAGAGAACTATGAAGTTGTGGACGAATGTGTAGAGGAAGAGGACACTGCTAATGCTACTAAACCTGTGGAGAATTCCGACTATGGTGGGACAGACCCTGCGGAGGTAACAGCAATAGATGTGAAAGAACCTACAGAGGTAACGCCGCTGGATAGTGAGAAAGAACCTACAAAGGTAATGCCCGTGGAATGTGAGAAAGAACCTTCGGAAGTAATGCCGATGGAGTGTGAGAAAGAACCTACGGAGTTAACGCCAATGGGAAGTGAGAAAGGACCCATGGAAGTTACGCCGGTGGAGAGTGAGAAAGAACCTACAGAACTTATGTCGGTGGACAGCGAGACAGAACCTATGGAGGTTACGCCAGTGGATTGCAAGGAATTGAATGGGAATGAGAATCAGCATCAAACAGAGCCACCTGAGCGAAGTGTAGAGCCAGCAAATGATGTACCATCTGAGAATTTGATTGACGAGAGTAACGTCGAAAGTAATGTATCAAATGTGGAAAATGAGTGTCCGCAGAAGGGAATTGCGGACTCGATTGACTTCACTGCTGATATCAGCTTGGATCAGTTGGATGAACAGAAGGATATTACGGACGAAGATGTTTTAAATCATTTGGATGAGATTGAGAATATAGTTTTAGAGTCTTCGGATTTCCAAACAGTGAAGGGAGATGATCAGTCACTGGAGACATGTATCCAGTCTATCTCGAAGAATGATAATTCTGCGGAAAAGAGCGAAGGGAATGAGACTGCTAATAGTGAACAGAAAGTATTATCTAGTAATGTTAAAGAGAAGCCAGAAATGTCTGAGAAGAATGAATGGTACGAGCAGAAG CTCGCTGAGAAACAAACAATTATAAAGGAGAGACTGTCGAAAGTAGCTAGAGTTTTAGGAATTTCTTATCCGTGTTACGAGAAGTGGTTAGAATGGGAGGAGAAGGTGCGTGGGAATCCTCTGTGCAGATTGAGGCCAGCTAGACATTGTCGCTTAGATAAACCGTATACTAATCGTTGGAAGTTCATCT GCAACAGGAAGAGGGTAGAAGAATCTGGAAAGAAGTTGGGTGATGCTGATGGTCCGACTGACAAGAATACAGAAACAGTTTGGAAGCTGGAAGCGAGTGGAGCATGTGGCATTAATATAAATAACGAATCCGAATTTCCACCGTTTGTATTACGAGCTGTAAAG ATATTTGAAGATTTCCTTCAAACAACGGAGCAGCCAGGTTCTCAAGGCTGTGCGAACGAAAGCTTTTCCGACGATATATCTATAGATATGGAATCAAAAAAGGAGGTGACTAGCGAAGCGAAGCAGGAATGGTTGTGGTTATTAGTACGTTGCAATAGCATGGATGAGCTTATGCTGTTCGCGACTGGAAAGAATATTAGTCGCTCCACTATGGACCGTTTGAAACAAGTCTATGAATCTGGACCAGGAAAGGATTGCAATGTCAAGTCCCTTTATTGCAAATCCATGAATAA ACACGATGATACTATCGTTACAAATACAACATTCTTGGTGGGATCGGAAGCCTTAGACGAAGTTGTGGGTGGATTGAAAATACAACTCGCGCCGAAAACAAATTTCTGGTCGAACACTGCGGGGGCAGAGAACGTAGCAAACGCGGTAATAGATCTGCTTGCACCCACTTCAAAGACCGTAGTGCTTGAAATAGGATGCGGTATTGGTCTCATTGGATTGATGATGGCATCT AAATGCCAACAAGTGATTGGTGTGGATTCTCCATCCGAAGTAGAGGAAGCTGAAATGACGTGCGAGTTAAACAGTATAAAGAATGCCTCGTTTATCATGGGATCTCCCAGCGAAGTGACGGGTAAAATTGTCGCGGCAGTGAAAAATCGCAAAACATCCGCAATAATTAATGCGAATACTAACATCGGTCGAG cACTTGAGATAATTACATGTCTGAGAAATATTCTATCTATTAAACGGATAGTGATGATAACTACATTAACGAAGCAATCAGTCCGTGCTATATTAGAATTAGCTCGACCCGGGGATCACAATCACGGGATACCATTCATTCCTACTATGGCGTGTGTCGTTGATACTTTGCCCGTCGGGCCTCATTTTGAGGCTGTCATCTTGCTGCAACGACGGCCGATAAGCAAATTGGATCCAGCGTGGTTTCTAAAGAACGTAGATGCGAAGGCTAAAGCTCCAGAAGCTAAGAATTCCCAAGAAATCATAGTCGAACAGAATTCTACTGGGGCAGATAAGAAATTACCACCAAAAGGGGCTGAATTATGGACGAAGAAGAGTTTCAATAAAACGATGGCAAAGCAGCCTGCAAAAAAAGCGAAGGTCCCTCTTAAAAAACCGATTCACACGAAAGCCGTTGAGAATTTGattctgaaaaataaatttaagggaAAACGGACTCATTCTCCAGACAAGGGTGAAGTGCCGCCgaaaaagataataaaaaagcTTGGCAAATTTGGTGCCAAACCCTGGCATATAG ATCAAGCgacgaagaagaaaaaggagTGGGTCGCAGAGAACTCGCAGCTACGAATCAATCCTCTGTACGATAAGAAATTACGAGAGCCCAAGGAGCAGGCCGATTTGAGGGAGAAGCTGTCTAACAATCGCGTTGATACAGACATCGCTCAAACAGTGAAAGAGCACCAGGTTCTCTTAGAAATAGCGAAAGAGAAGCTGAGTGGGCCGACACCCACTGTCGACGTTACCACCGCCAAACAGTTACAGAACATGCTGAACATGGTATTGGAGCAGACGAACAAACTCCAAAGTCAGCTTCCACGGTCGGTTTGGGATCGTATCGCGCCACCAGAGAACGTGAATTCGGAGGACAGAGACATAAAGCAGGAGGAGCTCCCCTTAAAGGGTCGCTACATCCAAGAAACGAGCTTCCAAGACATTGTGATCACAACACCGAATAAGAAGTTCTTAGATAAGGAGGAGACCAAACCGTTCTACAAGAAATACAACAATTTGCCGCCTCTGGAGCCAAACACAGTGATGCCAGCAGCGTATACAGTGAATCACAGAGAGAAGATGTTCCGCCCCGCGCCAGAGCGATATCACGAGATGGAGGTACGCCAGCAAGTGCCGGATAATTCTTGGAATCGGGAGAAGATTTTCGAAAGGAATCGCTGGAACGAGATGGGAAACATGAGGAGACCGATGTCGCCTATTAGAAGACAGGCTTCCCCGATCAAGCACCATATGTCCCCTCCGAAAAGACTCTCACCTAAACGTCCACTGTTATCTCCTCCAAGGCGTCCGTGCTCTCCTCCCAGGAGGCACTTCTCTCCTCTTCGTCGTCCAACGTCGCCAATGTACAGACAGCGTTCTCCTCTGAGACGCCAAATGTCGCCGCCCAGGCGACCGATGTCGCCACCAAGGCGAATGTCACCACCCAGGCGATTGTCGCCACCCAGGCGCCCGACGTCGTCTCCGCGACGAGCTGAAATGCTGATGAATCGTCCAATGTCACCGCTGAGACGTCAAATGTCACCGCCTCGGCGGCAGATGTCCCCGATGAGGCGACCAGTGTCTCCTCCAAAGAGGCAGATCCCTTCCCCCAATCGGATGATGTCTCCGAACAGACAGGAGATGTTACTTTCCAGGCGGCAGACAATGCTGCAGGAGAGGCAACAAATGTCGCCACCAAGGCGTGGCGGGTCACCGCAGAGATTCTTGTTCGGGCGTCCTGCATCGCCGCCGAAGAGACAACAGTCGCCGCAGAGAAGGCAGATGTCGCCGCCGCAGAGATTCGGGGACGAATGGGATATACCAACTAGGAGAGCTGTCGAGCAGAACACTTGGGCCAGGCCTATGGAAAGAATGCCGGAGCAGAATGTCTGGCGAAATGATAAGCCTTCGACGTCTGGTAACAATTGGGACCAGACCTCTTGCAACGATAGACAGCGTAAGGTTTTCAACCAAGAGAAGTGGGATAACAAAGATTCCGGCCGCAACGACACGTGGAGCAGTGGCGCGAATAATTGGAACCCGAAGCAGCAGGTGTCCGTGAAAGGTATGATGTCTAAGGAACAATGGTCATCGGGCTCTGATAATAGATGGCCGAGCGCATCCAATATGCCCGGGGGCAATAATAACGATAATTGGAACATTCGCGGGAAAGACAGTTTCCCTGGCCGCAAAGAAGGTTGGATGGATAATAAGAAGCAAGGCAGGTGGGAGACGTTGAATGTTAAGGAAGGCTGGAAGCAGTCTGACAAAGAGGATGTGAACGAGTTGCCGGAGGACGCGAGAGATCCGTGGGGCGACGAGGGTAATCTGGGCTTGAAAGAGAGATGGCTGAAGTTCGAAAGCACCACTACATCCTCGTGGAACAGAGATGGCGATCAAGGGGAGAAGTGGTCGAAACCGAAAGACAATTGGCAGAACAAAGGTTTAACTTTTAGTACGAAACCTCAGTGGCAGAATAATGGTATTCAGAATGTCGGGGAGTCGCGCTGGCTTGCTCAATCCAATATCGATAAGAAGCCTATGTCGAGCACATGGCAAGGCGGAAAGAACATGGGATCATCTTGGCAATCCCAGAATTCAAATTTTCAGTCACAACGTCCTTTTTCTACTTCACAGTTTAAAGGTTTTAATTAA
- the Mrps10 gene encoding mitochondrial ribosomal protein S10, producing MFRLKVPSTLRNVTSSCLHESGYVNPLQRALFSNDVAIEQTISLPKQPAPDKLYKKLEIEVRGNDPAVLKSYGQFAFMAAENLDIVVGRNVAQRKAVHEKYTVLKSIHIHKKHRVQYETRTYYRYLDFFKLTGSTADTFLEYIQRNLPEGVAMKATKVELQTLPESVEQVSPPNNKV from the exons ATGTTTCGTTTAAAG GTACCTTCCACTTTGCGCAATGTTACAAGCAGCTGCTTGCACGAGAGCGGATATGTCAATCCTTTGCAACGTGCGTTGTTTTCTAATGATGTTGCAATCGAGCAAACAATATCCCTCCCTAAACAG CCCGCGCCGGATAAACTCTACAAGAAATTAGAAATCGAAGTCAGGGGGAACGATCCCGCTGTGTTGAAAAGTTACGGGCAATTTGCGTTTATGGCAGCTGAGAATTTAGACATTGTTGTTGGTAGAAA TGTCGCCCAGAGGAAAGCTGTCCACGAAAAATACACAGTGCTCAAGTCGATCCACATTCACAAGAAACATCGCGTTCAATACGAAACAAGAACGTATTACAGGTACCTCGATTTCTTTAAATTGACTGGCTCGACGGCAGATACTTTTCTGGAATATATACAAAGGAATCTTCCAGAGGGAGTAGCCATGAAAGCCACAAAG GTGGAATTGCAAACATTGCCGGAGTCAGTTGAACAGGTGTCACCTCCAAATAATAAAGTATAA
- the LOC143371834 gene encoding beta-1,3-glucan-binding protein isoform X2: MIVHGATVAAIFVAILSAFEGCARVADGYVLPTPTFEILQPQGIRVSIPPERDGKPTTTKLVFNETFDSLEQSTWGRVIKIPLGPDYEFCVYHNGNHRELVEIINGVLRMKPLILEDYYGESATAFGNMKLAGCTSNVAAECKRNATSFNILPPVISARLTTKESFNFRYGKIEIRAKFPEGDWLYPEMWLEPNYHSYGAGYSSGRVLLGLARGNDNLINSTSREIFDSRKLEFGFRIGAAGNVENYVVSKIKENGPKWTKDFHVYTTIWSRDGFQFLVDDEEVGKLVPDGDGWMNNSQFDKMAPFDQEFYITIGIGVGGIRIFPDGTNSAETSKPWRNLGAKAMLQFWHAKDQWLPSWKRQNGRKTAFEIDYIRAWSFN; encoded by the exons ATGATCGTGCACGGTGCTACCGTCGCTGCGATTTTCGTCGCGATTCTTTCAGCCTTCGAGGGCTGCGCTCGAGTAGCGGATGGTTACGTCCTGCCGACACCGACGTTCGAAATTCTGCAGCCGCAAGGAATTCGGGTATCGATACCAC CGGAACGAGATGGAAAACCGACGACCACCAAATTGGTGTTCAATGAAACTTTCGACTCCCTGGAGCAATCAACTTGGGGGCGCGTTATTAAAATCCCCTTAGGCCCT GATTACGAATTTTGCGTCTACCACAACGGGAACCACAGAGAATTAGTAGAAATTATAAACGGCGTGCTCCGTATGAAACCTTTAATTCTAGAGGACTATTACGGTGAAAGTGCAACCGCGTTCGGAAACATGAAGCTCGCAGG CTGCACCAGTAACGTCGCGGCGGAGTGCAAACGGAACGCCACCTCTTTTAATATTCTGCCGCCCGTTATATCCGCCAGATTAACCACCAAAGAGAGCTTCAATTTCCGATACGGTAAGATCGAGATAAGGGCGAAATTTCCAGAAGGCGATTGGTTGTACCCAG AAATGTGGCTGGAACCAAACTATCACAGCTACGGTGCCGGATATTCCAGCGGGCGCGTGCTTCTCGGCCTAGCTCGTGGGAACgacaatttaattaattccacCAGCAGGGAAATTTTCGATTCGAGGAAATTGGAGTTTGGGTTTAGAATTGGTGCAGCTGGAAACGTTGAAAATTACGTGGTTTCCAAGATAAAAGAAAATGGCCCGAAATGGACGAAAGACTTTCACGTTTACACGACGATTTGGAGTAGGGATGGGTTCCAATTTTTAGTCGACGATGAGGAAGTCGGCAAATTGGTCCCCGACGGGGATGGATGGATGAATAATAGTCAATTTGATAAAATGGCACCATTCGATCAAGAG ttttataTTACTATCGGGATTGGAGTCGGTGGTATACGAATATTTCCCGACGGAACGAATAGTGCGGAGACTTCAAAGCCATGGAGAAACCTTGGGGCCAAG GCAATGCTGCAATTTTGGCACGCGAAAGATCAGTGGTTACCGAGCTGGAAGCGACAGAATGGTAGAAAGACCGCTTTTGAGATCGATTACATCCGAGCGTGGTCGTTTAATTGA
- the LOC143371834 gene encoding beta-1,3-glucan-binding protein isoform X1 yields the protein MIVHGATVAAIFVAILSAFEGCARVADGYVLPTPTFEILQPQGIRVSIPHEEGVQFFAFQGNVNKNIGPSEMGLISGEVYRQRGGKWTVQTESVNVRDGDKINYWMYAQVNGSTYKRENLTSIARAERDGKPTTTKLVFNETFDSLEQSTWGRVIKIPLGPDYEFCVYHNGNHRELVEIINGVLRMKPLILEDYYGESATAFGNMKLAGCTSNVAAECKRNATSFNILPPVISARLTTKESFNFRYGKIEIRAKFPEGDWLYPEMWLEPNYHSYGAGYSSGRVLLGLARGNDNLINSTSREIFDSRKLEFGFRIGAAGNVENYVVSKIKENGPKWTKDFHVYTTIWSRDGFQFLVDDEEVGKLVPDGDGWMNNSQFDKMAPFDQEFYITIGIGVGGIRIFPDGTNSAETSKPWRNLGAKAMLQFWHAKDQWLPSWKRQNGRKTAFEIDYIRAWSFN from the exons ATGATCGTGCACGGTGCTACCGTCGCTGCGATTTTCGTCGCGATTCTTTCAGCCTTCGAGGGCTGCGCTCGAGTAGCGGATGGTTACGTCCTGCCGACACCGACGTTCGAAATTCTGCAGCCGCAAGGAATTCGGGTATCGATACCAC ATGAAGAGGGGGTGCAATTTTTCGCGTTCCAAGGGAACGTGAATAAAAACATCGGGCCCAGCGAAATGGGACTAATATCAGGTGAGGTATACAGGCAGAGAGGGGGGAAATGGACCGTTCAAACGGAGAGTGTGAACGTAAGGGATGGAGACAAGATAAATTATTGGATGTACGCGCAGGTTAATGGGTCCACGTACAAAAGGGAGAATCTTACGTCGATAGCCCGTG CGGAACGAGATGGAAAACCGACGACCACCAAATTGGTGTTCAATGAAACTTTCGACTCCCTGGAGCAATCAACTTGGGGGCGCGTTATTAAAATCCCCTTAGGCCCT GATTACGAATTTTGCGTCTACCACAACGGGAACCACAGAGAATTAGTAGAAATTATAAACGGCGTGCTCCGTATGAAACCTTTAATTCTAGAGGACTATTACGGTGAAAGTGCAACCGCGTTCGGAAACATGAAGCTCGCAGG CTGCACCAGTAACGTCGCGGCGGAGTGCAAACGGAACGCCACCTCTTTTAATATTCTGCCGCCCGTTATATCCGCCAGATTAACCACCAAAGAGAGCTTCAATTTCCGATACGGTAAGATCGAGATAAGGGCGAAATTTCCAGAAGGCGATTGGTTGTACCCAG AAATGTGGCTGGAACCAAACTATCACAGCTACGGTGCCGGATATTCCAGCGGGCGCGTGCTTCTCGGCCTAGCTCGTGGGAACgacaatttaattaattccacCAGCAGGGAAATTTTCGATTCGAGGAAATTGGAGTTTGGGTTTAGAATTGGTGCAGCTGGAAACGTTGAAAATTACGTGGTTTCCAAGATAAAAGAAAATGGCCCGAAATGGACGAAAGACTTTCACGTTTACACGACGATTTGGAGTAGGGATGGGTTCCAATTTTTAGTCGACGATGAGGAAGTCGGCAAATTGGTCCCCGACGGGGATGGATGGATGAATAATAGTCAATTTGATAAAATGGCACCATTCGATCAAGAG ttttataTTACTATCGGGATTGGAGTCGGTGGTATACGAATATTTCCCGACGGAACGAATAGTGCGGAGACTTCAAAGCCATGGAGAAACCTTGGGGCCAAG GCAATGCTGCAATTTTGGCACGCGAAAGATCAGTGGTTACCGAGCTGGAAGCGACAGAATGGTAGAAAGACCGCTTTTGAGATCGATTACATCCGAGCGTGGTCGTTTAATTGA
- the Fh gene encoding frataxin, translating to MLLTRNFRTGLLSLLSCDSVANVASRHLARQIHAQCRRNVVGYFALRQGRCLNRTNDFRRANHPSVANFTSSTEGGYSANQELTAVQFEKVSDETLESLTEYFDELIEQTPHLLDADVSYGDGVLTVKFGNPHGTYVINRQTPNKQIWLSSPKSGPKRYDFENGKWVYSHDGKTLHELLNNEIPAVTRNPTVFDKCSFSGKEKEAMMNSV from the exons ATGTTACTAACGAGAAACTTTAGGACTGGCCTTCTCAGTCTCCTATCTTGTGACTCGGTAGCAAATGTTGCCAGCAGACATCTGGCGCGACAAATCCACGCTCAATGTAGAAGGAACGTTGTAGGTTACTTCGCGTTGCGTCAAGGGAGATGTTTAAATAGGACCAATGATTTCAGAAGGGCAAACCATCCATCTGTAGCAAATTTTACCTCAAGTACCGAAGGGGGATACTCAGCCAATCA AGAACTCACTGCTGTACAGTTTGAGAAAGTATCAGACGAAACCCTCGAGTCTTTGACGGAGTACTTTGACGAATTGATCGAGCAAACGCCGCATTTATTGGACGCGGATGTATCTTACGGA GACGGCGTGTTGACCGTTAAATTTGGCAACCCTCATGGCACTTACGTTATAAACCGCCAAACTCCGAACAAGCAAATCTGGCTGTCGTCTCCAAAGTCTGGGCCGAAGAGGTACGACTTCGAGAACGGTAAATGGGTGTATAGCCACGATGGAAAGACGCTGCACGAGTTACTTAACAACGAAATACCAGCTGTCACAAGGAATCCAACGGTGTTCGACAAATGCTCGTTCAGTGGCAAAGAGAAAGAAGCTATGATGAACAGCGTTTAA
- the LOC143371827 gene encoding uncharacterized protein LOC143371827 — protein MEIMEDGNLVDRVRILLQRDMQYYQEMQTVLKEPLCARICGGKLDFPRHASFSAIKIVTWWEVEFQAAFKHRSGLSNSTEQETVASAGNGGGVIKTIQPSEFVLVVVDTAEQLLEHLHLLIQESLDHADLTVLTATLGAAAVIRNCLWCYCQQAKNVISSQTSEKLNKSYKSYHEMAEAVAERLLDLHCRLISLYILNEADSLSWHDNKSFFERERCSFVIQMWWLYMQGTKADLWNTVSPKMAQRIFSGMLNESLSIIVTRFVYGRPSLARSEQFWTDAFNVLCCTGYLALGACVSASELIGVKLNKLPIAIRDLHAKCNELLACLLLRGTPLQELYQVFRGGLDNLKILQPRRGPAPWLLICAPDLLGSIDSDVHVSELPEDRAVILELNILRHQPQPNWPQLMKVISMSDYAVSKILLNTLIHQCGDYISEDDFNDIEKLRGGGKSCDGFLCNSATCDRSLKITTATTLYSLMYILTCTAKEPGRVIVPALKQHREWSRYLDRQQVWNQSRPPWLNAILNPLSGMMQPIIEILLEAVKTGASVYQAMSLVIACFAELYASLPPAILKTALALNDNIPAHCHPIGGNVLLHILCAALYAAFLEFSKKGNAQAGDCPAPAERDRELNFFDCNDQPGVAIALAEAICSIDEDDKHTAQIDDFFQLVKENVSTTNASAQSGESKAASSIIETDTDELLFTKSGRQALKITHEYLVRASDLVLENLRRNDIQKHLVDVPEIYPLVKPLTYIMFHIEDTAFDQFLVEYEKTNWTKALTMPLSITPKRVRSQILLRPEFKNVGELTREDREAMQCIKKLCTSVKTAHFK, from the exons ATGGAGATTATGGAAGATGGCAATTTAGTGGATCGCGTTAGAATTTTGCTGCAACGGGACATGCAGTATTATCAG GAGATGCAGACAGTACTGAAGGAGCCGTTATGCGCGCGTATATGCGGCGGAAAGCTCGATTTCCCACGGCACGCTTCATTTTCCGCGATTAAGATCGTAACGTGGTGGGAGGTAGAATTCCAAGCTGCTTTCAAGCATCGCTCTGGACTATCAAATTCAACGGAGCAGGAGACTGTCGCGAGCGCAGGAAACGGGGGTGGAGTTATCAAAACGATTCAGCCCTCTGAGTTCGTGCTGGTCGTTGTCGACACCGCTGAACAATTATTAG AACATTTGCATCTGCTCATTCAGGAATCGCTAGATCATGCTGACTTGACCGTGTTAACCGCTACTTTGGGAGCAGCCGCGGTAATCAGGAATTGTTTGTGGTGCTATTGCCAGCAGGCTAAAAATGTTATTTCCTCCCAGACAAG CGAGAAGCTGAACAAATCGTATAAGTCTTATCACGAAATGGCGGAGGCTGTGGCAGAGAGACTATTAGATCTGCATTGCCGTTTGATCTCGTTGTACATACTCAACGAAGCCGACTCCCTTAGTTGGCACGATAACAAGTCGTTCTTCGAGCGGGAACGATGCTCTTTCGTGATACAAATGTGGTGGCTGTATATGCAAG GGACCAAGGCCGATTTATGGAACACCGTGTCCCCAAAAATGGCGCAGCGAATCTTTTCAGGGATGCTAAACGAGTCTCTGTCCATTATCGTCACAAGATTTGTCTAC GGTCGACCGAGTTTGGCAAGGTCCGAGCAATTCTGGACGGATGCCTTCAACGTCCTCTGCTGCACCGGTTACCTGGCGTTAGGCGCTTGCGTCAGCGCCAGCGAGCTGATCGGAGTGAAGCTGAACAAGCTGCCCATCGCTATCAGGGACCTGCACGCCAAGTGCAACGAATTGTTGGCCTGCCTGCTGTTAAGAGGCACGCCTCTCCAAGAATTGTACCAG GTCTTCCGCGGCGGATTGGACAATCTGAAAATTCTGCAACCACGTCGCGGACCTGCACCCTGGCTGCTAATATGCGCCCCGGATCTACTAGGCTCGATCGATTCCGACGTGCACGTTTCAGAATTGCCGGAAGATCGAGCTGTGATCTTAGAGTTGAACATACTCAGGCACCAACCGCAACCGAACTGGCCGCAGCTGATGAAG gtgATCTCCATGAGCGATTACGCGGTGTCGAAGATTTTATTGAACACCCTGATCCACCAGTGCGGCGATTATATCTCCGAAGACGATTTCAATGATATAGAAAAGCTGCGAGGTGGCGGGAAGAGCTGCGACGGCTTCCTGTGCAACAGCGCAACGTGTGACAGATCTCTGAAAATCACAACGGCCACGACCCTTTACAGTCTGATGTACATTTTGACCTGCACCGCGAAGGAGCCAGGTCGCGTGATCGTGCCAGCTTTGAAGCAGCATCGCGAGTGGTCCAGGTACCTCGATCGGCAGCAG GTTTGGAACCAGTCGAGGCCGCCGTGGCTGAACGCAATTCTGAATCCTTTGAGCGGCATGATGCAGCCGATCATCGAGATACTCTTAGAAGCCGTGAAA acGGGGGCTAGTGTCTACCAAGCAATGTCGCTGGTAATTGCTTGCTTCGCTGAATTATACGCGAGCCTACCACCGGCCATTCTCAAGACTGCACTAGCACTGAACGACAATATCCCCGCGCATTGCCACCCGATCGGTGGCAACGTTCTTCTCCACATCCTTTGCGCGGCTCTTTACGCCGCTTTTCTCGAGTTCTCGAAGAAGGGGAACGCGCAGGCCGGGGATTGCCCAGCTCCCGCGGAAAGGGACCGCGAATTGAACTTCTTCGATTGCAATGACCAGCCGGGGGTCGCGATCGCCTTGGCCGAGGCTATTTGCAgcatcgacgaggacgacaagcaCACGGCTCAGATCGACGATTTCTTTCAACTCGTGAAGGAGAA tgTTTCCACAACGAATGCAAGCGCGCAGAGTGGCGAATCGAAAGCTGCGTCTTCGATTATCGAAACGGACACCGACGAATTGCTGTTCACCAAATCTGGGCGGCAAGCTTTAAAA ATAACACACGAGTATTTAGTTCGTGCATCTGACTTGGTGCTGGAGAATCTGCGACGCAATGATATCCAGAAGCACTTAGTCGATGTACCAGAGATTTACCCCCTCGTGAAGCCATTGACTTACATAATGTTCCACATCGAAGACACCGCATTCGATCAG TTCCTCGTCGAGTACGAAAAGACGAATTGGACGAAGGCTCTAACGATGCCATTGTCCATCACACCGAAACGTGTGCGAAGTCAAATTCTGTTGCGCCCGGAGTTCAAAAATGTGGGCGAGCTGACGCGCGAGGACAGAGAAGCGATGCAGTGTATTAAGAAGCTTTGCACTTCCGTGAAAACGGCGCACTTCAAATAG